In the Gorilla gorilla gorilla isolate KB3781 chromosome 1, NHGRI_mGorGor1-v2.1_pri, whole genome shotgun sequence genome, ATGTCATCAGAGACCATGTCCTGCCCAGCGGGTGCTACCACACTTAATTCCACGAGATAGGAGAGTGACAAGGCCTCAGTGCTGTCTGTGTTCCCTGGCACCAGGATGCGGAAAATCTTGTACACCATAATCTTCATGATGCCCTTACGGAACAAATGTCCCTTAGCAACAAACTCATGGTCCATGCGGAAGCCCATTTCCATCAAGAAGTCGGTGAGGTTCTCAGATGTGGCAATGTCCACGCAGTTTCGCACCAGGGCATGGCGGTTCTTGTCTCCCATTTCTGGCTGTCCCAGGTAGCGCAGATGCCAGGGTGCCCCTGCCCTGTCCATAGAGCGTCGGGCCCTGAGAACAAATGGGCTGGCTTGCTGGCCCTTAAGGAGGAATACCATCTCATGGTCAAGGAAAGTCTCAGGTTCCATGTTGTCACACAAACCACGAAGGCGGTGGATGAGGCTTTCCAAACTGTGATCTAAAACACTTCCTGAAAACGGAAAAAGCACCACAGAGTCCTGTCTTTCATTTTAGGTCATGGAGTTAGTATACAATTGAAAAAACTtaaatgaaaaaccaaaacaGTTTAGTGAAGCATTTCATAAAACATACAGCCAAACATGAGATTGTACAGAAATTACACTACCAAGCTATTGTATAATGTTGTGagaaagttattttccttttcaatttttttggaattttcttatTTAGCACTACAAAGTCTTTAGGCCTCTTCTAATGCTCATCTCCAGCAGGCCTTGGGCTTAGATGCTTTAATCAGCGACAGTGTCTATCTAGAATGTAATAATACTGTTttagttatgtatttatttatttttgtagagttggggtcttactattttgcccagggtggtcttgaactcctggccttggtctcccaaagtgttgggattacaggcacaagccaccatgcccagacaataACACTATTttgttgttatatattttaacaatTGCCTTCTATTTCCAACAAATCAAAGTCTTCCATTTATAGAAGAAATATAAAGTCTCCCccgcttttttttgagacggagtctagctctgtcttcaggctggagtgcagtggtgcgatctcggctcactccaacctccacctcctgggttcaagcgattcttctgcctcagcctcctgaataactgggactacaggcgtgtgccaccacacccagctaattgttgtatttttagtacagacagggtttcaccatgttggccaggatggtctcgatctcttgacctcgtgatctgcctgcctcagcctcccaaagtgctgagattacaggcatggagccactgcaccaggctagtTTCCTTTTTATCAGGAAAAGTTTTCCTCTTCTGTATGTAAGTAGAAGAGAGTGAATTGCTTCATAGAATCTTCATCCTCTTGGCAACATCTGACACAATTGTTACAGTAGATTATACCCACTATGAAATCTATTCTTCCCTTGGCCTCTGAGACACAACTTTCTTGTCTTCACTTAACTTGCTGACCATTCCGTTTAAGTCTTCTTTGCTTGGTCTCTCTCATCTTCCCCAAACACTGGAGGACTAGGACTCAATCCTGGTCCTCTTCTGTACCAATACTCTTTTCCTGCCTAGCTGATTTTATTTGGTCCCAtggctttaaatatcatttaGGCCCTGAGGACTCCCATGTTTTTATCTCTGAACTACAGATGAAAACATCCAACTTActactcagtttcctcacttggaTGCCTAACAGACATCTTTATCTTAACATGTTCAATATGTAACTGTtgattttttcctccaaaatcttATTCACCCTGCAGTCTTCAACATCACAGTAAATGGCAACTCTCTGTTTTTAGTTGGTTACCCAGGCCAAAAACCAGAAAATCATCTTTGACTCacaccctctttctttctctcataccCTCCATTGAATCcgtatttttgaaataaatgcagAATGCAATCACTTCTCACTCATCTGGTCACTTCAACCTAGTCCCTTCAAATGAAGTCACCCTCATTTCTTGCCTGGTCTTTGCAATAGCCTCTTTCTACCTTtgccttcttcctctcttctccatATGAAAGCCAAATGGTCTATTAAATTATTGGGCAGATAATAACACTCCTCTACTCAGAACACTCCAGTGGCTTCCTGTGTCATTCAGAATAAAAGCCAACATCTTTACCGTTGTCAACAAGGCCCTACATATTATGGTCTCTGCTACCTGCCAAACATCATCTCCTTCTATTCTTCCCGTTGATCATTCTCTCCAGGAGTGACCTTCCTGCCAGACCCCTTCTCCTATTCTCTATGCTTAGGATGTTCTTCCCATCTGCATGTCTACTCTATCAGTTTTGTCAGGTCTCTGCTCAAGTGACTTTATCATCAAGGCCTTTTCTGATCACCCTAATAAAATAGTATGTGTCCTACCAATCTCTAGCCACTTTCCTGCTTCACTTTTAtggcatagttttttttttttttttttttttttaggtagggtctcattctgtctccaggctatagagcagtggcgtgattataACTCTTTGCAGCCTCcatcccctgggctcaagtgatcctcccacctcagcctcccaagtggttcagactacaggtgcgcaccaccatgcccagctaatttttttttttagtagagacgggttcttgctatgttgtccagactaatcctgaattcctgaactcaagcagtactgcagccttagcctcccaaacaactggaattacaggcataagcctgtAACAGCTGGCTTGACATACATTTTTTTAGTCATCTTTCTGCCTCCATGGCTATGGCTCAAATGTTAGGAACATATTCAGATACTTGTTTACaaaatctggctgggcgcggtggctcacgcctgtaatcccagcactttgggaggctgaggcaggtggatcacctgaggtcaggagttcaagaccagcccggccaacatggaaaaaccctgtctctattaaaaatacaaaaattagctggccatggtggtgcacacctgtaatcccgctactcaggaggctgaggcagaagaatcgcttgaatctggcaggcagaggctgcagtaagctgagattgcaccactgtgctgcagcctggacaacggagtgagaatccgtcttaaaaaaaaaaaaaaatcagagaaacagGACCTAGAAAGATAGTTGCTGAGGGTTTAGCATAGAGGGGAGTGGgaattagtgtttaatgggtatagagttgcAGTTTTATAGGATGAAAAACTTAagtattttaggccaggcgcggcagctcatccctgtaatcctagcactttgggaagccaaggcaagtaTATCACTTGAgggcaagagttcaagatcagtttggccaacatgatgaaaccacaactctctactaaaaatacaaaaagtagctgggcgtggtgatgcatgcctgcaatcccagctatttaggggggctgagacacaagaatccctcgaacctgggaggtagatagaggttgcagtgagctgttattgtgccactgcgttccagcctgggtgacagattgagactctgtctcaaagaaataaaaagttgtaCTAAGTATTTTTTCAAGCTACTCACAATAAACCAAAGTTCTAAAGATCTGTTGTTTAACAATGTTAATACACTTAACaatactgaactgtacacttaaatatgttaagatggcaatttttttttttttttgagacagtctcgctctgtcgcccaggctggagtgcagtggcgtgatctcggctcactgcaacctctgcctcccaagttcacaccattctcctgcctcagcctcctgagtagctgggactacaggtgcccgccaccacgccgggctaatttcttttgtatttttagtagagacagggtttcactgtgttagccaggatggtctccatctcctgacctcgtgatccgcccacctcggcctcccaaagtgctgggattatacgcgtgagccaccatgcccagccaagatggCAAATTTAGTATGTTTAGTGCatataaaactataatttaaaGTAACAGTTAAAAACATAGCTGGGTGCCAGAAACTGTGCAGGCTGCTTTTGTGTTAAGTCTCTCATCTTAAGGGAAGCTGAACAGAGAAGAGGAAAACAGGTAATCCAAGTTCCCTGGTTCACTTACCCTGCAACAGGTACTCCATCATGTTAATGGTGCCCCCAGTGACAGGCATCATGGTGACTGGAGGTGCCTCCATGGTGTCTAAGTTGAAGACAACACAACTGGACTCAGAGCCCCCAGTCAGGTAAGGCACGGGATATACCTGGAAAAGAGTTCACTTGTTTATACATCAGAGTGGTGGAGAGAGACCAGATCTGCTGTGGCACTGGCCTTCAAATcaaagattcattcattcaaaaacgtTTGAGTATTTCCTTATATGGCCAGTTCCAGGAACTGATGACACAGAAATATAGAAAGATCTGGTCATGGAGTTACAGCATTACCTTCTAGTCTCAAGTTCTGAAACCTCCAAATTACCTGTGCAATCTTGAGAAAGTCCTATCTATAACCCCTCACCCTGGGACTCAATGTCTTCCTTATAAAATGaggccagtgatttttttttttttttttttttgagacggagtttcactcttgtcgcccaggctggagtgcaatggcgcaatctctgttcactgcagcctctgcctcctgggttcaagtgattctcctgtctcagcctcccgagtagctgggattacaggcgcccgcaacctcgcccagctaattttttttgtatttttagtagagacggagtttcgtcatgttggccaggttggcctcgaactcctggcctcaggtaatacTCAGGGgatccggcctcccaaagtgctggcattacaggtgtgagccaccgcgcccggccaaaggcCAGTGATTTTTAACTCCCAAGGCTATGTGGCTCAAACGAGATAATAAAGAGGCAACAAAATTCAGAAGAACTGAAAAAGTGACTTAAGGGACCTTCGTTTTATAGATAAGGATATTGAGACTTAGAGAGGGACAGAAGGATACACACAGCAGCAGAGTTTGTACCAAACTAAAATCTAGGCGTCCTATCTCTCTGAAAATGCCTTCCCCCGtacccttttcttttttggtgacaggatctcgctctgtagcccaggctgcagtgcagtggggagttcctagctcactataacctcgaactcctgggctcaagcgatcctcccgcctcagtctcccgagtagctgggacaacaggcgggAGACCACACTGCGGCTAGCCTAAAAATGCCTTTTAAAGAGagccaaggccgggcgcggtggctcacgcctgtaatctcagtactttgggaggccgaggccggcggatcaacTGGAggatgggagttcgagaccagcctgaccaacatgaagaaacccccgtctctactaaaaatacaaaaaattagccaggcctggtggcgagcgcctgtaatcccagctcctcaggaggctgaggcaggagaatcgcttgaacccggaaggcgaggttgcggtgagccgagatcgcgccattgcactccagcctgggcaacaagagcgaaactccgtctcaaaaaaaaaaaagaaaaaagagagagccaAGGGGAAGTTATTTTAAGATGATGGTATATAGGTCCTTCTAAGCCGGCATCCATAACACGTGTCCAATTAAACACTAGAAGCACACCTCCTTGAGGCTCTAGTGTCTTCTCGAGAAGCCGGGAATTATATCCACCCGCGCACCTAGGAGCTTTTGAGCGACGATTAGATCCCAGCACTCCGGTTACGCGAGCCCGGGAAGCCCCCAGATCGCTGCAACCAGCCAACTTCCTCCTCTTCTCACTTCCGGTCGGAAGCCGACGCCTCACAAACCTCGAAACTGCCGTTCCCAAACGTATGGGTGCCGAGAAGGCCGAAGAGCTTCATTGCGGACAGACAATCAGAGGCGCATGCGCAAAATTCCGGGCTGCTGTATAAAAGATGGCGGCCTCCTTTGGCGCTTTCCTCCGGGCACTACCTGGATCCTTGACGTCATAGGCCATTCTCTAGGAAAATCTTTTTAGGTTTGACAACCTGGAGATGTATTTGTGTAGAAA is a window encoding:
- the MED18 gene encoding mediator of RNA polymerase II transcription subunit 18, with the protein product MEAPPVTMMPVTGGTINMMEYLLQGSVLDHSLESLIHRLRGLCDNMEPETFLDHEMVFLLKGQQASPFVLRARRSMDRAGAPWHLRYLGQPEMGDKNRHALVRNCVDIATSENLTDFLMEMGFRMDHEFVAKGHLFRKGIMKIMVYKIFRILVPGNTDSTEALSLSYLVELSVVAPAGQDMVSDDMKNFAEQLKPLVHLEKIDPKRLM